The nucleotide window ATGCTGACCGAAGATGGTGAGGCGCCGGGCGTCCTGCGCCAGCGCGTTACGTCGCCCAACGGCACCACCCAGGCGGCGCTCGACAGCTTCGCCGGCGATGACCTGCATCGCATCGTTGCCCGTGCCGTTGCCGCCGCCACCCGCCGTGGCGAACAGATGGCCGCCGACCTGGACAAGTCCCTGTGAACTACCTGCTCAACGCCTTCTCGTTCCTGCTCGACATCGTCTTCGGCGCGCTCGCCACCTTGTTCGTGCTGCGCCTGGTCGCCGAGGCCAGCCGCGTCGATTTCCACAATCCGGTCAGCCAGTTCATTTACCGCTACACCAATCCCGTGCTGGCGCCACTGCGCCGGGTGCTGCCCAACTGGCGACGGATCAACCTCGCCGCCATCGTGGTGGCGTGGGCGATCATGCTGGTCAAGCGGCTGATCCAGTTCGCCATGGTGGGCATCGCGCCCAACGCGCTGGGCCTGATGCTGCTGTCGCTGGTAGAACTGGCCGACTTCATCTTGCTGTTCTACATCGTGGTGATCTTCGTCTGGTCACTGATGGGCCTGTTCCAGGTCGATCGCTATCACCCGGTGATGCGCCTGTGCGACACACTGGTCAGCCCCCTGCTGCGTCCGGTGCGCGGGAAGCTCGTGGTGGGCATGTTCGACTTCGGCCCGTGGGCCGTGCTGATTGGACTGACCCTTGCGCGCATGCTGGTCATCGATCCCCTGCGCGATCAGTGCGCGCGCCTCGTGCTGGGCCTGTGATGACCGGTCCGCGCCGCATCGTCTGCCTGACGGAGGAGCCGACCGAAACGTTGTACCTGCTGGGCGAACAGGATCGCATCGTAGGTATCAGCGGCTTCACCGTGCGCCCGGCGGAAGCCCGCCGCGACAAGCCCAAGGTCAGCGCCTTCACCAGCGCCAAGGTCGACAAGATCCTGGCGCTCAAGCCGGATCTCGCCATCGGCTTTTCCGATATCCAGGCCGACATCGCGCAGGCGCTGATCAAGGCTGGCGTGGAAGTGTGGATTGCCAATCACCGCAGCGTCGAAGGGATCATTGATTACATTCGCCGGCTCGGCGGCCTGGTCGGTGTCGCGTCGAAGGCCGAGGCGCTCGCCTCGTCGCTTCAGCGGCGCATCGATGGCGCACGCGAGGAAAGCAGCGGCTACGCGGTCCGACCCAAGGTCTATTTCGAAGAATGGGACGAGCCCCTGATCACCGGCATCCGCTGGGTCACGGAGGTGATCGGCATCGCCGGTGGTGACGACATTTTCCCCGAGCACGCGCAGGCATCGTTGGCCAAGGACCGCATCCTTGCCACGGGCGCACCCGTGATTGAACGTGCCCCGGACATCATTCTCGGTTCGTGGTGCGGCAAGCGCTTTCGCCCCGAGCTGGTGGCGGCACGACCGGGCTGGGACGCGATCCCCGCGGTGCGCGATGGCGAACTTCACGAAATCAAGTCGCCCATGATTCTGCAACCGGGTCCCGCCGCGCTGACCGACGGGCTCGACGCCGTGCAGTTCATCATCCGCGAGTGGGTACAGCGTCAGGGCTGAACAGCGCCGCGTCAGTGGCCCAGGACGGTTACCGTGACCTTGCGCTGATGCGGGTCGACGCGGTGTTCCCACAGGAACACGCCCTGCCAGGTTCCCAACTGAGCCTTGCCGCCATGGACGGGCAAGGTCAGGCTGACACCGGTGAGGATCGAGCGGATGTGAGCCGGCATGTCATCGGGGCCTTCCGCGTCGTGCTCGAAGATGCTGTCGCCGTCGGGCACAGCGCGCGCCAGCCAGCGTTCCAGATCGCCACGAACCGCCGGGTCGGCGTTTTCGCAGATGATCAGCGAACAGCTCGTGTGCGCGGTGAATACATGGGCGATGCCCGTGTGAATGCCGCTGGCCGAGACGATCTCAGCCACTTTCTCAGTGATTTCGCTGAAACCACGACCGCGCGTGTGCACGGTGAAACCGGTCTGGGCAACGTGCTCGGCGGTCGTGGCTCGGCTCATGGTGGATCCTCAGGGATACAGCAGGCGATGCGTCCAGGTCTGGCCGTGGCGACTCCAGCGGACGCGCTCATGCCAGCGGAACTCGGCGCCGTACCAGAATTCGACCATGTCCGGCTCGACGACGAAGCCACCCCAGTGCGGAGGGCGAGGCACGTCCCGGCCCTCGAATTCGTGCTCGTACCGGGCCAGGCGCTGTTCGAAGGTTTCGCGGTCCGGCAAGGTCTGGGACTGCAAGGAGGCCCAGGCGCCGATCTGGCTTCCGCGCGGTCGACTGGCGAAGTAGGCGTCGGACTCTTCGGCCACCAGCTTGCGGGCCGTCCCTTCGACCCGGACCTGGACGCCTTCGCGCAACTGCTTCCAGTGGAAGCACAGGGCGACCTGGGCATGGGCGTCGAGCTGGCTGCCCTTGTCGCTTTCGTAGTTGGTGAAGAAGCGCAGGCCGCGTTCGTCGGCCCCCTTGAGCAGGACGATGCGCGCACTCACCCGGCCCGCGCCGTCGCAGGTTGCCAGGTTCATCGCGGTGGGTTCGGGATCGCCGCCCGTACGGGCCTCTTCCAGAAGCTGCAAAAACGTGTCGAGGATCTCTTGTTTCAACATGGGTCTTGAATCGTGGCCGCCTCGCGCCATCATGGCGCGCATGGTTAATGATGCTAGCACGCAGAATTCGGCCCTGGCGGGCCTCTTGCTCGACCAGTACGCCGGACGCATAGCGCGATCCAAGCGCCCGTATTTGTTGGGAATTTCCGGCTTGCAAGGGAGTGGCAAGAGCACCCTCGCCCGCGAATTGAAAGCCCAGGCCGAAGCCCGGGGCCTGCCCACGGAAGTGCTCTCACTGGACGATTTCTACTACAGCCGGAGTGAGCGCGAGGTGCTCGCGCAGCAGGTTCACCCCCTCCTGCGGACCCGCGGCGTGCCCGGTACGCACGAGATCGAGTTGTTGATGTCGGTGCTCGCCGCCCTGCCCCAGGCCTCGGACAAACTCCCGGTGTCCTACCCCCGCTTCGACAAGGGCCGCGATACCCGCATGCCCCCGTCGCGCTGGCCCAAGGTCACCCGTCCGCCCAAGCTGGTCATCCTCGAAGGCTGGGCCCTGGGCATCAAGCCGCAGACCCAGGCGCAGCTGGACGTGCCGGTCAACGACCTGGAACGCACCGAGGACCCCGAGGGAACCTGGCGCCACTGGGTCAACAAGCAGCTGCGCGGCTACCAGCCGCTATGGCGCAAGCTCGACGCCCTGGTGGTGTTGCAGGCGCCAGACTGGGCTGTCGTGCAGAAGTGGCGCAGTCAGCAGGAGGCCGAGCTGCTGGCCCGGCACGCCCCGCTCGCCATGGACGCCGAGGCCATGGTTCGCTTTCTCGCCCACTTCGAGCGACTCAGCCGCCATGCCCTGGCCACCTTGCCGGCGCAGGCCGACAGTTGCGTGGAATACGACACGCAGCGGCATGTCACCGGGCTGAGCCACTTCTGAGTCGGCGAGTCCCGTCACCGTCAGCCGGTGATGGGCTCCACGACCACCGCCGTTCCATAAGCCAGCACCTCGGTCACGCCTTCGGCGACGTCGTTGGCGTCATACCGCATGGCGATCACCGCGTTGGCGCCGTGTTCGGCGGCGTGCTGCAGCATCAATTCGAAAGCTTCTTCGCGCGCTTTTTCGCACAGCTCCGTGTAGATGGTGATATTGCCGCCAACCAGCGTCTGCAGCGCGGCGCCGAAATTGCCGATGACGCTGCGCGATCGCACGGTAATGCCGCGCACGATGCCCATCGGCCGCACGATGCGGAAGCCGGGCACTTCGTTGCTGGTGCTGACCATGGTGGGGGAAATGCGGTTGGCCATGTCGTTCCTCCTTGGGATTGCGCCGAGCCTACACGAGCGCGCGATAACCCTCGCGTGCATCCGGCCACTGGCAACGAAAACCGGTGGCCTTAAGTCGCGCATTGCTCAACTTTTTGCTGCCGATGCCCGCGGGTGCGGGACCTTCAGCGGGCCTCGGCACGTGCATCAGGTCGGCCAGTGCGTCATAGAGCACGTCCATCGGCAAGGGTGTGTCGTCCACGCCCAGATAAAGCGGGTCGACTTCAGGCAAGGACAACACATGCGCGATGGCCGCCGCGGCATCGTCGGCATGGATTCGATTGGACCAGTGGGGCGACCCACGCGGCACCCGCGCCACGCCGGCCCTGATGCGATCAAGCAGTTGCGTGCGGCCCGCTCCGTAGATCCCGGCCAGTCGCATCGACACGGCAGGCAGGCCTTGCAAAGCCAGCCACTGCTCGGCTTCCCGCAGGATCCGCCCATTGAAGCCCGGCGGATCGGTCGGCGTGGTTTCGTCGACCCAGGCGTCGCCATGCTCGCCGTACACCGCGCTGGAGGACACGAACAGCCAGCGCTTCACGTCCTTCGTTGCCACCGCCTCCACCAGATGGCGCAAACCATCGACGAAGACGGCGCGATAAGCCGCCTCCTCGCGTGCTCCGGGCGTCGGCGAGTACACGACCTGGGTGAAGCCGACGGGCAAGCCCGCCAGCGTCGACGGCGCGGTCAGATCACCGCGCAGCCAGCGTATGCCTTCGGAAAGGTCCTCACGCGGCGACCGTCGCAAAGCCCACACTTCATGGCCGCGATCCTGCAGGCGCGCGGCCACGCGAAGGCCCAGATCGCCGCATCCGGCAAGTAAAACGCGCTCGGTCATGCGTGGCCTGCTGCTAAAGTCGCCATATGAATCCCTCCTGCAACCTGTTCATCGTCGGGCCAACCGGCGCCGGCAAGACGACGATCGGACGTCGCCTCGCCGCGCATTATGGGCTGGCTTTCGTCGATCTCGACCAGGAAATTGAAGAACGCTGTGGTGCCGACGTGAACACGGTGTTCGCGATGGAGGGCGAAGAAGGATTTCGCCGTCGCGAAAGCGAACTGCTCGAAGCACTGAGCGCCCGGCGCGGCGTGTTGATGGCCACCGGCGCCGGCGCCGTACTCGATGTCGCCAACCGTCGCCACCTGCGCGACCGCGGCTTCGTGCTGTGGATGCCCGTGACGGTGGACCAGCAACTCGAGCGCCTGGCGCGCGACCGCACCCGCCCGCTGCTGGCTGTCGACGACCGCCGCGCCCGCCTCGAGGCCATGGCGCAGGTGCGCACGGCGCTCTACGCCGAAGTGGCCGAACTGATGCTTCCTGGCGAAGATGACCACCTGCCACGAGTCAGCGAACGCTGCATCGCGCTAATCGATCAATCCTGGCAACGCGACCCCGTTGCCCACGAGTCATCCCCATGATCACCACCATCGATGTCGCGCTCGGCGAGCGCAGTTACCCCGTCTGGATCGGTCCCGGCCTCCTTGAGGACACGGCCCGCTGGCGCGCGGCGTTGCGCGGCCGCCATGCGCTGGTCATCAGCAATACGACGGTAGCTCCGCTGTATCTCGACCGCGTGGCCAAGGGGCTGGACGGCCTGCGCTGGTCGTCGTTCCTGCTGGACGACGGTGAAGCGCACAAGACGTTCGACAACGTCGGCCGCGCGCTGGACGCATTGTCCCTGCTGGGCGCCACGCGCGATGCCTGCGTGATTGCGCTGGGCGGCGGCGTGGTTGGCGACCTGGCGGGTTTCACCGCGGCATGCTGGATGCGTGGCATCGACTTCATCCAGATGCCGACGACCTTGCTGTCGATGGTCGACTCCTCAGTCGGCGGCAAGACGGGCGTGAATCTCCCGGCCGGCAAGAACCTGGTCGGTGCTTTCCATCAGCCGCGTGCCGTCATCGCCGATATCGACACGCTCGCTTCGCTTCCGGATCGTGAATACCGCGCCGGGCTGGCGGAAGTCGTCAAGGGCGCAGCGATCGGTGACCTGCCCTTTTTCGAATGGCTCGAACAGCACGCGGCGTCGATCGCGTCGCGCGACAGCACGACACTGATCGAAGCCATCGCGCGCAAGGTGCGCTACAAGGCGGGCGTGGTTGCACGCGATGAAACCGAGCAAGGCGAGCGCGCCCTGCTCAATCTCGGCCACACTTTCGGCCATGCGCTGGAGACGGCCGGCAAGTACAAGACGCTGCTACATGGCGAAGGTGTCGCTGTCGGCATGGTGTTGGCCGCGCAGCTGTCGGAGCGACTGGGCATGAGCGGCGGCGCCGATTCCGCGCGCCTGCTTCGCCTGCTCACCGTGCTGGGTTTGCCAACGGCTATTCCGGCCGGCATGGCGCCGGAGCAGCTGCTGGCTCTGATGCGCCTGGACAAGAAGAACACCGCCGGCATGCTGCGGCTTATCCTGTGGCGCGGGATCGGCCGGGCCGAAATCGTCGGCGGCGTGCAGGAAGACGCCGTGCTTTCCACGCTGAAGGCTGCCATCGACACCTGAGCCTGAGCGCCATGGCGCCCCCTGCGTCACCCCTGCACTCGCTACCCGAGGGCAGGCCACCTAGAATGGCCCCCTTGCGGCGCCGTGCCGCACTTCCATGACGCCTGTCCATGCGCCTTTATCTGCAAACCGCACCGACCTCCAGCGAAGCGCCCCGCTACGTGCAGATCGTGCTGGAGCAGGATCTGCTCGGCGGCTGGACCCTGTACCGCGAATCAGGCGTGCAGGGCGGCCGCGTCTCCATGAAGCGCGAGCAGTTCCTGGAGCGGGACGACGCCATGGCAGCCTTCGAAAAGGCACGTGACGCGCAGTTGAAGCGCGGTTACCGCCTGATGTTCAGCCAGGGCCTGGATGGCCCGTTCGGACGTTGAAATGACTGAGATCCTCAAGAATGACCGCTTCCTGCGCGCGCTGCGCATGGAGGCCACCGACACCACGCCCATCTGGGTCATGCGCCAGGCCGGCCGTTATCTGCCGGAGTACCGCGCCACCCGTGCGCGTGCCGGCAGTTTCATGGCCCTCGCCCAGAATCCGGAGCTGGCCTGCGAAGTGACGCTGCAGCCGCTCGAGCGCTTCGAACTGGACGCCGCCATCCTGTTTTCCGACATCCTGACGGTGCCGGACGCCATGGGCCTGGGCCTGAGCTTCGCCCAGGGCGAAGGTCCGCAGTTCGCGCATCCGGTGCGCACCAAGGCTGACATCGACAAGCTCGGCGTGCCGGACATGGAAGGCGAGCTGCGCTACGTGATGGACGCCGTGCGCGTGATCCGCAAGGAACTCCACGGTCGCGTGCCGCTGATCGGCTTCTCCGGCAGCCCCTGGACGCTCGCCTGCTACATGGTTGAAGGCCACGGCTCGCGCGATTTCGCCACGCTCAAGGCCATGTGCTGGAACGAACCGGCGATGGCGCATCAGTTGCTCGATGTCCTCGCGCGCTCGGTCGCGGCCTATCTGGCGGCCCAGGCCGCCGCCGGCGCCCAGGCCCTGATGATCTTCGACACCTGGGGCGGCATGCTCGGCCCGGCGCCGTATCGCGAATTCTCCCTGCGCTACATGCAACAGGTGGTGGAGGCCCTCAAGGCCGACGCCCATGCACGCGAGCTGCCGGTGATCCTGTTCTCCAAGGGCGCCGATGGCCACCTGTCGGCCATGGCCGACACCGGCTGCGCCGGCCTGGGCGTGGACTGGACCGTCGATCTCGCCGATGCACGCCGCGCCGTCAACGGCCGCGTCGCACTCCAGGGCAACCTGGATCCGGCGGTGCTGCGCTCCAATCCCGACACCATCCGCCGCGAAGCACGCGCCGTGATGGACAGCTACGGCAACCATCCGGGCCACATCTTCAACCTCGGCCACGGCATCACGCCGGAAGTCGAGCCCGACCATGTGAAGGTGCTGGTCGACGAAGTGCACGCCTACGGGCGTACGATTCGCGGGTCTTGATGGGCGGCATCGTTGCCGTCGGGAGGCAGCGATGCGCAGCAACCGTTCCATGCCGGCCAGCACCGTCATCCCGGTGCTCGGCTACGACAATGTTCCGGAGGCCGCCGCGTGGCTGGTTCGCGTGTTCGGCCTGCGCGAGCGCCTGCGCATTGCCGACCACCGCATCCAGATGCAGTTCGGCAATGCCGACCTGGTGATTTCCGACGCGGGTTCGCCCGCGCCGAAGCCGCGCCCCTCCTTTTCGGTGATGCTGCGCGTCGATGACGTCGACGCGCATTACGCGCGCGTCACCGCGGCCGGTGCCGACGTGGCCGGGCCGCCGGAGACCTTTCCTTACGGTGAGCGCCAGTATTCCGTGCGTGACCCGGGCGGCCACCGATGGACGTTTTCGCAGACCGTGGACGATGTCGACCCGGTGAGCTGGGGCGGTGAACCGGTCGGCTGATCGCAGGCGCGCTCGACATCCCCTTTGACGGCATGAAATAGTGCCCTCACCAAGGGGGAAAACCATGAAGTCCTACGACTACCGCAGCCTGCGGTCGCGCACTCGCCTGCTGCGTGGCCTGTTGTTCTTTCTGGTCGCCATCGACCTGGCGCGGATGGCCGCGCACCACCACGAGCGAGCCGTGCTCCATAACGTGGAAGCGATGACGGCCGAAACGCGCGACCTGGTGGTCGCCTCGGCGCATCAGAGCGATGCGATCGTCGGCATGCTGGCCGTCATCTTCATCCTGGTGTTGCTTTCCACCTACGTGGTGGCCGGCACGTGGCTCTATCGCGCCCATGCCAATCTCCGGGCCCAGGGCGTCAAGAGACTGAACTTCACCCCCGGATGGTGCGTGGGTTGGTACTGCGTTCCGTTCGCCAATCTCGTCATGCCCTACCGGAGCATGGCCGAAATCTGGCAGGCCAGCCTCGACGGCCTGAACTGGAACCCGGACGCACCTGCGCCCACGCTGCGCATTTGGTGGGGGCTGTGGCTTGCCGGCGCATTTACCGGCTATCTCGCGGGTGCCTGGACTCGCGGGGCGAGCGACCTGCCGGCCCTGCTGCAGGCCAATGCCATGCAGCTGGCCGCCTGCGTGCTGAATCTGGCTGTGACACTGGTCTTCGCGCACGTCGTCGGCGAGGTCGCCCATCGACAGGCCCGGCAGTTCGAGGCGCCCCCGGCCGGGCAAGCGATGCTCGAGCCGGCCTGACGCACCGGGGACGGGCGATCGCCCTCACCAACGGGTCCGCCGCAGGCTTTGCGCCCCGGCGACCCCGGATGTTTTGGCACCCTCGCCCCCCTCCCCTTACAATTGCTCCTTTGACGCCC belongs to Dyella terrae and includes:
- a CDS encoding YggT family protein — protein: MNYLLNAFSFLLDIVFGALATLFVLRLVAEASRVDFHNPVSQFIYRYTNPVLAPLRRVLPNWRRINLAAIVVAWAIMLVKRLIQFAMVGIAPNALGLMLLSLVELADFILLFYIVVIFVWSLMGLFQVDRYHPVMRLCDTLVSPLLRPVRGKLVVGMFDFGPWAVLIGLTLARMLVIDPLRDQCARLVLGL
- a CDS encoding cobalamin-binding protein; the encoded protein is MTGPRRIVCLTEEPTETLYLLGEQDRIVGISGFTVRPAEARRDKPKVSAFTSAKVDKILALKPDLAIGFSDIQADIAQALIKAGVEVWIANHRSVEGIIDYIRRLGGLVGVASKAEALASSLQRRIDGAREESSGYAVRPKVYFEEWDEPLITGIRWVTEVIGIAGGDDIFPEHAQASLAKDRILATGAPVIERAPDIILGSWCGKRFRPELVAARPGWDAIPAVRDGELHEIKSPMILQPGPAALTDGLDAVQFIIREWVQRQG
- a CDS encoding secondary thiamine-phosphate synthase enzyme YjbQ; protein product: MSRATTAEHVAQTGFTVHTRGRGFSEITEKVAEIVSASGIHTGIAHVFTAHTSCSLIICENADPAVRGDLERWLARAVPDGDSIFEHDAEGPDDMPAHIRSILTGVSLTLPVHGGKAQLGTWQGVFLWEHRVDPHQRKVTVTVLGH
- the pdxH gene encoding pyridoxamine 5'-phosphate oxidase, with the translated sequence MLKQEILDTFLQLLEEARTGGDPEPTAMNLATCDGAGRVSARIVLLKGADERGLRFFTNYESDKGSQLDAHAQVALCFHWKQLREGVQVRVEGTARKLVAEESDAYFASRPRGSQIGAWASLQSQTLPDRETFEQRLARYEHEFEGRDVPRPPHWGGFVVEPDMVEFWYGAEFRWHERVRWSRHGQTWTHRLLYP
- a CDS encoding kinase, yielding MVNDASTQNSALAGLLLDQYAGRIARSKRPYLLGISGLQGSGKSTLARELKAQAEARGLPTEVLSLDDFYYSRSEREVLAQQVHPLLRTRGVPGTHEIELLMSVLAALPQASDKLPVSYPRFDKGRDTRMPPSRWPKVTRPPKLVILEGWALGIKPQTQAQLDVPVNDLERTEDPEGTWRHWVNKQLRGYQPLWRKLDALVVLQAPDWAVVQKWRSQQEAELLARHAPLAMDAEAMVRFLAHFERLSRHALATLPAQADSCVEYDTQRHVTGLSHF
- a CDS encoding YbjQ family protein, which encodes MANRISPTMVSTSNEVPGFRIVRPMGIVRGITVRSRSVIGNFGAALQTLVGGNITIYTELCEKAREEAFELMLQHAAEHGANAVIAMRYDANDVAEGVTEVLAYGTAVVVEPITG
- a CDS encoding NAD-dependent epimerase/dehydratase family protein, with the protein product MTERVLLAGCGDLGLRVAARLQDRGHEVWALRRSPREDLSEGIRWLRGDLTAPSTLAGLPVGFTQVVYSPTPGAREEAAYRAVFVDGLRHLVEAVATKDVKRWLFVSSSAVYGEHGDAWVDETTPTDPPGFNGRILREAEQWLALQGLPAVSMRLAGIYGAGRTQLLDRIRAGVARVPRGSPHWSNRIHADDAAAAIAHVLSLPEVDPLYLGVDDTPLPMDVLYDALADLMHVPRPAEGPAPAGIGSKKLSNARLKATGFRCQWPDAREGYRALV
- a CDS encoding shikimate kinase, yielding MNPSCNLFIVGPTGAGKTTIGRRLAAHYGLAFVDLDQEIEERCGADVNTVFAMEGEEGFRRRESELLEALSARRGVLMATGAGAVLDVANRRHLRDRGFVLWMPVTVDQQLERLARDRTRPLLAVDDRRARLEAMAQVRTALYAEVAELMLPGEDDHLPRVSERCIALIDQSWQRDPVAHESSP
- the aroB gene encoding 3-dehydroquinate synthase, producing the protein MITTIDVALGERSYPVWIGPGLLEDTARWRAALRGRHALVISNTTVAPLYLDRVAKGLDGLRWSSFLLDDGEAHKTFDNVGRALDALSLLGATRDACVIALGGGVVGDLAGFTAACWMRGIDFIQMPTTLLSMVDSSVGGKTGVNLPAGKNLVGAFHQPRAVIADIDTLASLPDREYRAGLAEVVKGAAIGDLPFFEWLEQHAASIASRDSTTLIEAIARKVRYKAGVVARDETEQGERALLNLGHTFGHALETAGKYKTLLHGEGVAVGMVLAAQLSERLGMSGGADSARLLRLLTVLGLPTAIPAGMAPEQLLALMRLDKKNTAGMLRLILWRGIGRAEIVGGVQEDAVLSTLKAAIDT
- a CDS encoding WGR domain-containing protein, producing MRLYLQTAPTSSEAPRYVQIVLEQDLLGGWTLYRESGVQGGRVSMKREQFLERDDAMAAFEKARDAQLKRGYRLMFSQGLDGPFGR
- the hemE gene encoding uroporphyrinogen decarboxylase, producing MTEILKNDRFLRALRMEATDTTPIWVMRQAGRYLPEYRATRARAGSFMALAQNPELACEVTLQPLERFELDAAILFSDILTVPDAMGLGLSFAQGEGPQFAHPVRTKADIDKLGVPDMEGELRYVMDAVRVIRKELHGRVPLIGFSGSPWTLACYMVEGHGSRDFATLKAMCWNEPAMAHQLLDVLARSVAAYLAAQAAAGAQALMIFDTWGGMLGPAPYREFSLRYMQQVVEALKADAHARELPVILFSKGADGHLSAMADTGCAGLGVDWTVDLADARRAVNGRVALQGNLDPAVLRSNPDTIRREARAVMDSYGNHPGHIFNLGHGITPEVEPDHVKVLVDEVHAYGRTIRGS
- a CDS encoding VOC family protein encodes the protein MRSNRSMPASTVIPVLGYDNVPEAAAWLVRVFGLRERLRIADHRIQMQFGNADLVISDAGSPAPKPRPSFSVMLRVDDVDAHYARVTAAGADVAGPPETFPYGERQYSVRDPGGHRWTFSQTVDDVDPVSWGGEPVG
- a CDS encoding DUF4328 domain-containing protein, coding for MKSYDYRSLRSRTRLLRGLLFFLVAIDLARMAAHHHERAVLHNVEAMTAETRDLVVASAHQSDAIVGMLAVIFILVLLSTYVVAGTWLYRAHANLRAQGVKRLNFTPGWCVGWYCVPFANLVMPYRSMAEIWQASLDGLNWNPDAPAPTLRIWWGLWLAGAFTGYLAGAWTRGASDLPALLQANAMQLAACVLNLAVTLVFAHVVGEVAHRQARQFEAPPAGQAMLEPA